A single region of the Indicator indicator isolate 239-I01 chromosome 3, UM_Iind_1.1, whole genome shotgun sequence genome encodes:
- the RPAP3 gene encoding RNA polymerase II-associated protein 3 — protein MSTPNKALELQLQIKQNAEELQDFMRELESWEKDIKEVDSELRKQSGVPEENLPPIRSKAFRKKKKSKSKVPSKITTEENKKNKIKSYDYEAWGKLDVDKILEELDKEDSTHDSVSPESDSEEDGIRIDTEKALAEKEKGNNYFKQGNFDEAIKCYTRGMHSDPYNPVLPTNRASAFYRMRKFSVAESDCNLALALDKNYTKAYARRGAARFALKNLQGAKEDYEKVLELDANNFEAKNELKKIYQALSSKEHSEQKELEDAVRPELTDAEKRRIEEQQLKQKAITEKDLGNGYFKEGKYEAAIECYTRGIAADGTNALLPANRAMAYLKIEKYEEAENDCTQALLLDASYSKAFARRGAARVALGKLEEAVQDFEAVLKLEPGNKQAINELTKIRNELAEKEKWTHQDYPAVLIKEDEKKNIVKVIDNPLYLKSTKPLQRIPIEDIDDDTPSVSSAVPSTTSIVNNWRNSMSVETTENQDDHLTTVDIPKAKHLKIEEISDTSPLQLPASMKGVSSVVHPSFPVNKQREKETKRSFSSVSPIPPIPANSFQLESDFRKLKDCPENMYLYLKQIEPSLYQKLFQKSLDPDLFNQILKILHDFYIEKEEPSLILEILQRLSELKRFDMAVMFMSGSEKKITQALFNHVNHMGLKDTAVEELERKYGISS, from the exons ATGAGTACCCCAAATAAAGCGCTAGAACTACAGCTGCAAATCAAGCAAAATGCTGAAGAGCTGCAGGATTTTATGAGAgaactggagagctgggaaaaagatattaaagaaGTGGATTCTGAACTAAGGAAACAGAGTGGTGTCCCAGAAGAG AATTTGCCACCAATTCGAAGCAAGGCTtttaggaaaaagaagaaaagcaaaagtaaaGTCCCTTCAAAGATAACCactgaggaaaacaagaaaaataagatCAAGTCTTACGATTATGAAGCTTGGGGAAAACTTGATGTG GATAAAATACTTGAAGAACTTGATAAAGAAGATAGCACTCATGATTCTGTATCTCCAGAATCGGACTCTGAAGAAGATGGAATTCGCATAGATACAGAAAAGGCtcttgcagagaaggaaaag GGTAATAACTACTTTAAACAAGGGAACTTTGATGAAGCTATAAAGTGCTATACTAGAGGGATGCATTCTGATCCATACAATCCAGTATTGCCCACAAACAGAGCATCAGCTTTTTATAGAATGAGAAA GTTTTCTGTTGCGGAATCTGACTGCAATTTAGCGCTTGCTTTAGATAAAAATTACACAAAGGCTTATGCCAGAAGAGGAGCTGCTcgctttgctttaaaaaatctTCAAGGTGCTAAAGAAG ATTATGAGAAAGTTTTAGAGCTGGATGCAAATAACTTCGAAGCAAAAAATGAACTGAAGAAAATTTATCAG GCTCTGTCATCAAAAGAACATTCAGAACAGAAGGAGCTTGAAGATGCTGTCAGACCAGAGTTAACAGACGCTGAGAAGCGGCGCattgaagagcagcagctcaagCAGAAGGCTATTACAGAAAAAGATCTG GGTAATGGTTATTTCAAAGAAGGGAAGTATGAGGCTGCAATAGAATGTTACACCCGTGGCATAGCAGCAGATGGCACCAATGCTCTTCTGCCAGCTAACAGAGCAATGGCTTATCTAAAAATTGAAAA ATATGAAGAGGCAGAAAATGACTGTACACAAGCTCTGCTCCTAGATGCATCCTATTCTAAAGCCTTTGCCAGAAGAGGAGCTGCCAGAGTTGCTCTTGGAAAGCTAGAAGAAGCTGTGCAAG ATTTTGAAGCTGTTCTGAAGCTGGAACCTGGAAATAAACAAGCAATAAATGAACTAACTAAAATAAGGAAT GAATTAGCTGAGAAAGAGAAGTGGACTCATCAAGATTATCCTGCAGTATTGATAAaagaagatgagaaaaaaaatatagtgaAAGTGATTGACAATCCATTATACCTGAAATCAACA AAGCCTTTGCAAAGAATACCCATTGAAGATATTGATGATGACACACCATCAGTGTcatcagcagtgcccagcactaCTTCTATAGTCAATAACTGGAGGAATTCAATGAGTGTTGAAACAACAGAGAATCAGGATGATCACTTGACTACAGTGGACATTCCAAAAGCAAAGCACTTGAAAATAGAAGAAATCAGTGATACATCACCATTGCA GCTTCCTGCTAGCATGAAAGGAGTTTCATCAGTGGTGCATCCATCTTTCCCTGTGaacaaacagagagaaaaagaaaccaaaaggtCATTTAGCTCTGTTTCTCCAATCCCTCCTATTCCTGCAAATTCTTTCCAGCTTGAGTCTGATTTCAGGAAGTTGAAAGATTGTCCAGAAAATATGTACTTGTACCTGAAG CAAATAGAGCCTTCACTTTATCAAAAACTGTTCCAGAAATCCTTGGATCCAGATTTGTTTAACCAGATACTGAAAATTCTGCACGATTTCTACATTGA GAAAGAAGAGCCATCACTCATCCTTGAAATCCTCCAGAGGCTATCTGAATTGAAAAGATTTGATATGGCAGTAATGTTTATGTCAGGCTCGGAGAAAAAAA TTACACAAGCATTGTTCAATCATGTGAACCACATGGGATTGAAAGATACTGCTGTTGAAGAATTGGAGAGGAAGTATGGCATTTCCTCTTAG
- the ATP23 gene encoding mitochondrial inner membrane protease ATP23 homolog isoform X1: MERGEAGSPPVAREKAGEGEDDFGYRLFPDRNKKPQSFLVRSLFTFHNKCQLMLRMTLDTNPYAQLLLEAMKQSGCTVFNDRHFSCENCDGCVSGGFDAATSQIVLCQNNIRQQSHMNRVVTHELIHAFDHCRAHVDWFKNVKHLACSEIRAANLSGDCTLMNEIARFKFGLKGHHQTCVRDRAIRSILAVRKVSKETAEKAVDEVFDACFNDLEPFGRIPHSKTDAKRAYRDFQNRDRYNANL, encoded by the exons ATGGAGCGAGGGGAGGCTGGTTCGCCGCCGGTGGCCAGGGAGAAAGCCGGGGAGGGGGAGGATGACTTCGGTTACCGACTCTTCCCGGACCGAAATAAGAAGCCGCAGAGCTTCTTGGTCCGCAGCTTATTCACTTTTCACAACAAATGTCAGCTGATGCTGAGGATGACCCTAGACACGA ATCCATATGCTCAGCTTCTTCTTGAGGCTATGAAGCAATCTGGCTG CACTGTCTTCAATGATCGGCACTTTTCTTGTGAAAACTGTGATGGCTGTGTCAGTGGAGGTTTTGATGCTGCCACATCTCAG attGTTCTGTGTCAGAACAACATTCGCCAGCAATCCCATATGAACCGGGTGGTGACACATGAATTGATTCATGCTTTTGATCACTGCCGTGCACACGTGGACTGGTTTAAAAATGTCAAACACTTAGCATGTTCAGAG ATTCGAGCTGCTAATCTCAGTGGAGACTGTACCCTGATGAATGAAATAGCCAGGTTTAAGTTTGGATTAAAAGGACATCATCAG ACATGTGTACGAGACAGAGCAATTCGTTCCATTTTGGCTGTTAGAAAAGTTAgcaaagaaacagcagaaaaagctgTGGATGAAGTTTTTGATGCCTGCTTCAATGATCTGGAACCTTTTGGAAGAATTCCACACAGCAAAACAGATGCAAAACGTGCTTACAGAGACTTTCAGAACAGAGATCGCTATAATGCTAatttgtaa
- the ATP23 gene encoding mitochondrial inner membrane protease ATP23 homolog isoform X2, which translates to MEGKKLGEDDFGYRLFPDRNKKPQSFLVRSLFTFHNKCQLMLRMTLDTNPYAQLLLEAMKQSGCTVFNDRHFSCENCDGCVSGGFDAATSQIVLCQNNIRQQSHMNRVVTHELIHAFDHCRAHVDWFKNVKHLACSEIRAANLSGDCTLMNEIARFKFGLKGHHQTCVRDRAIRSILAVRKVSKETAEKAVDEVFDACFNDLEPFGRIPHSKTDAKRAYRDFQNRDRYNANL; encoded by the exons ATGGAGGGAAAGAAATTA GGGGAGGATGACTTCGGTTACCGACTCTTCCCGGACCGAAATAAGAAGCCGCAGAGCTTCTTGGTCCGCAGCTTATTCACTTTTCACAACAAATGTCAGCTGATGCTGAGGATGACCCTAGACACGA ATCCATATGCTCAGCTTCTTCTTGAGGCTATGAAGCAATCTGGCTG CACTGTCTTCAATGATCGGCACTTTTCTTGTGAAAACTGTGATGGCTGTGTCAGTGGAGGTTTTGATGCTGCCACATCTCAG attGTTCTGTGTCAGAACAACATTCGCCAGCAATCCCATATGAACCGGGTGGTGACACATGAATTGATTCATGCTTTTGATCACTGCCGTGCACACGTGGACTGGTTTAAAAATGTCAAACACTTAGCATGTTCAGAG ATTCGAGCTGCTAATCTCAGTGGAGACTGTACCCTGATGAATGAAATAGCCAGGTTTAAGTTTGGATTAAAAGGACATCATCAG ACATGTGTACGAGACAGAGCAATTCGTTCCATTTTGGCTGTTAGAAAAGTTAgcaaagaaacagcagaaaaagctgTGGATGAAGTTTTTGATGCCTGCTTCAATGATCTGGAACCTTTTGGAAGAATTCCACACAGCAAAACAGATGCAAAACGTGCTTACAGAGACTTTCAGAACAGAGATCGCTATAATGCTAatttgtaa